One window of Anas acuta chromosome 23, bAnaAcu1.1, whole genome shotgun sequence genomic DNA carries:
- the DRC12 gene encoding dynein regulatory complex protein 12 isoform X1 — protein sequence MLLGRGPAEPKRLGADSGDCLGPPRRCSRGVWPTPVSLGGEILKCSAAVRRGKAWGQATSCPRCGHSCYNSGVWLPGSCCAFGEPGPCQRRCRRMPPKGKGKGKRVKQQKRRSAAESRAEATSRRAGEEADSLGEHPARWRDTAPWARADSEGLRRRLRELERALEQEREDKRDMHQEMSRQHQELQRQAAAHSQRLEAEVKSLREQLASRLQESQRSHEAASKALAERDRTIAQLQGTMRAMESEYEQILHDSLDLVLAKLAEARQHWEEQGTAVELQHKQRLQEFGLNPLEM from the exons ATGCTTTTGGGACGGGGTCCAGCCGAGCCCAAGCGGCTCGGTGCCGACAGCGGGGACTGCCTCGGACCACCCCGGCGCTGCTCTAGGGGCGTGTGGCCCACGCCTGTGTCACTGGGAGGGGAAATACTGAAATGCTCAGCTGCTGTGAGGCGGGGGAAGGCGTGGGGCCAGGCGACGAGCTGCCCTCGCTGCGGACACAGTTGCTACAACAGCGGGGTTTGGcttccaggcagctgctgcGCCTTCGGGGAGCCGGGTCCCTGCCAGCGGCGCTGCCGGAGGATGCCTCCAAAGggcaaagggaaggggaaaagagtgAAGCAGCAGAAAAGGAGAAGTGCAGCGG AGAGCCGAGCTGAAGCCACGTCCAGGAGAGCgggagaagaggctgacagCCTGGGAGAGCACCCGG CTCGCTGGAGGGACACGGCCCCATGGGCGAGGGCGGACAGCGAGGGGCTCCGGCGGAGGCTGCGGGAGCTGGAGCGGGCGCTGGAGCAGGAACGGGAGGACAAAAGGGACATGCACCAAG AAATGAGccggcagcaccaggagctgcagaggcaggCGGCAGCCCACAGCCAGCGCCTGGAGGCGGAGGTGAAGAGCCTGCGGGAGCAGCTCG CCAGCAGGCTCCAGGAGAGCCAGCGGAGCCACGAGGCTGCCAGCAAGGCGCTGGCAGAGCGGGACAGGACCATCGCCCAGCTGCAGGGCACGATGCGTGCCATGGAGAGCGAGTACGAGCAGATCCTCCAC GACAGCCTGGACCTGGTGCTGGCCAAGCTGGCCGAGGCCAGGCAGCactgggaggagcagggcaCGGCCGTCGAGCTGCAGCACAAGCAGCGCCTGCAGGAGTTTGGCCTCAACCCCCTGGAGATGTAG
- the DRC12 gene encoding dynein regulatory complex protein 12 isoform X2 encodes MLLGRGPAEPKRLGADSGDCLGPPRRCSRGVWPTPVSLGGEILKCSAAVRRGKAWGQATSCPRCGHSCYNSGVWLPGSCCAFGEPGPCQRRCRRMPPKGKGKGKRVKQQKRRSAAESRAEATSRRAGEEADSLGEHPARWRDTAPWARADSEGLRRRLRELERALEQEREDKRDMHQASRLQESQRSHEAASKALAERDRTIAQLQGTMRAMESEYEQILHDSLDLVLAKLAEARQHWEEQGTAVELQHKQRLQEFGLNPLEM; translated from the exons ATGCTTTTGGGACGGGGTCCAGCCGAGCCCAAGCGGCTCGGTGCCGACAGCGGGGACTGCCTCGGACCACCCCGGCGCTGCTCTAGGGGCGTGTGGCCCACGCCTGTGTCACTGGGAGGGGAAATACTGAAATGCTCAGCTGCTGTGAGGCGGGGGAAGGCGTGGGGCCAGGCGACGAGCTGCCCTCGCTGCGGACACAGTTGCTACAACAGCGGGGTTTGGcttccaggcagctgctgcGCCTTCGGGGAGCCGGGTCCCTGCCAGCGGCGCTGCCGGAGGATGCCTCCAAAGggcaaagggaaggggaaaagagtgAAGCAGCAGAAAAGGAGAAGTGCAGCGG AGAGCCGAGCTGAAGCCACGTCCAGGAGAGCgggagaagaggctgacagCCTGGGAGAGCACCCGG CTCGCTGGAGGGACACGGCCCCATGGGCGAGGGCGGACAGCGAGGGGCTCCGGCGGAGGCTGCGGGAGCTGGAGCGGGCGCTGGAGCAGGAACGGGAGGACAAAAGGGACATGCACCAAG CCAGCAGGCTCCAGGAGAGCCAGCGGAGCCACGAGGCTGCCAGCAAGGCGCTGGCAGAGCGGGACAGGACCATCGCCCAGCTGCAGGGCACGATGCGTGCCATGGAGAGCGAGTACGAGCAGATCCTCCAC GACAGCCTGGACCTGGTGCTGGCCAAGCTGGCCGAGGCCAGGCAGCactgggaggagcagggcaCGGCCGTCGAGCTGCAGCACAAGCAGCGCCTGCAGGAGTTTGGCCTCAACCCCCTGGAGATGTAG
- the DRC12 gene encoding dynein regulatory complex protein 12 isoform X3 produces the protein MLLGRGPAEPKRLGADSGDCLGPPRRCSRGVWPTPVSLGGEILKCSAAVRRGKAWGQATSCPRCGHSCYNSGVWLPGSCCAFGEPGPCQRRCRRMPPKGKGKGKRVKQQKRRSAAESRAEATSRRAGEEADSLGEHPEMSRQHQELQRQAAAHSQRLEAEVKSLREQLASRLQESQRSHEAASKALAERDRTIAQLQGTMRAMESEYEQILHDSLDLVLAKLAEARQHWEEQGTAVELQHKQRLQEFGLNPLEM, from the exons ATGCTTTTGGGACGGGGTCCAGCCGAGCCCAAGCGGCTCGGTGCCGACAGCGGGGACTGCCTCGGACCACCCCGGCGCTGCTCTAGGGGCGTGTGGCCCACGCCTGTGTCACTGGGAGGGGAAATACTGAAATGCTCAGCTGCTGTGAGGCGGGGGAAGGCGTGGGGCCAGGCGACGAGCTGCCCTCGCTGCGGACACAGTTGCTACAACAGCGGGGTTTGGcttccaggcagctgctgcGCCTTCGGGGAGCCGGGTCCCTGCCAGCGGCGCTGCCGGAGGATGCCTCCAAAGggcaaagggaaggggaaaagagtgAAGCAGCAGAAAAGGAGAAGTGCAGCGG AGAGCCGAGCTGAAGCCACGTCCAGGAGAGCgggagaagaggctgacagCCTGGGAGAGCACCCGG AAATGAGccggcagcaccaggagctgcagaggcaggCGGCAGCCCACAGCCAGCGCCTGGAGGCGGAGGTGAAGAGCCTGCGGGAGCAGCTCG CCAGCAGGCTCCAGGAGAGCCAGCGGAGCCACGAGGCTGCCAGCAAGGCGCTGGCAGAGCGGGACAGGACCATCGCCCAGCTGCAGGGCACGATGCGTGCCATGGAGAGCGAGTACGAGCAGATCCTCCAC GACAGCCTGGACCTGGTGCTGGCCAAGCTGGCCGAGGCCAGGCAGCactgggaggagcagggcaCGGCCGTCGAGCTGCAGCACAAGCAGCGCCTGCAGGAGTTTGGCCTCAACCCCCTGGAGATGTAG
- the NHERF4 gene encoding Na(+)/H(+) exchange regulatory cofactor NHE-RF4 isoform X2, which yields MKQMEGFEGDRMAIVKFEFNPKDGIDNPALSLAEDTDGEAAGEPRFYLLSKGRAETFGFCLHEELGGRGHVVRQVELGGLAQRRGLQDGDRLLQVNGRFVDHLDHQRVVQRIKASGNQVLLAVLDGDSYEAAKALGRDLAQLLPADVRPRLCHVRRDKNGFGLSVSGPEGTKGLFQLSVRHGGPADRAGVPTGSWLLELNGASVRSCSRAQLARKLKQSGSKMTLLVASGAVEEFYRLRGLQVPAVAADASWLPYKARELHMVKGPGGYGFLLKEDDYGAGAIGQFLWEVDAGLAAERAGMREGDRVLAVNGESIEGLDHQQTVLRIRAHEDRVTLLVIDPASDEFYRSLGLSPLLFLEDGDPASGSCTPSLPSPHGSPGLCHVDVGPKGPGSWLVAAANSITIAQSPCKEEQRWLHEAF from the exons ATGAAGCAAATGGAAG GGTTCGAGGGCGACAGGATGGCCATCGT AAAGTTTGAATTTAACCCCAAAGATGGGATCGACAACCCTGCCCTGTCGCTGGCTGAGGACACGG ATGGAGAGGCCGCAGGGGAGCCCCGCTTCTACCTCCTGAGCAAGGGCAGAGCGGAGACCTTCGGCTTCTGCCTCCACGAGGAGCTGGGCGGCCGGGGCCATGTGGTGAGGCAggtggagctgggggggctggcccagcgcagggggctgcaggatggggaCCGGCTCCTGCAGGTCAACGGGCGCTTCGTGGACCACCTGGACCACCAGCGG GTGGTGCAGAGGATCAAGGCCAGCGGGAACCAGGTGCTGCTGGCGGTGCTGGACGGCGATTCCTACGAAGCAGCCAAAGCCCTGGGCAGGGACCTGGCTCAGCTGCTGCCCGCCGACGTCCGCCCGCGCCTCTGCCACGTCAGGAGGGACAAAAACGGCTTCGGCCTCAGCGTCTCGGGGCCAGAAG GCACCAAGGGGCTGTTCCAGCTCTCGGTGCGGCACGGCGGCCCGGCGGACAGAGCGGGGGTCCCCACGGGCTCCTGGCTCCTGGAGCTGAACGGGGCCAGCGTGAGGAGCTGCTCGCGCGCCCAGCTCGCCCGAAAG CTGAAGCAGAGCGGCAGCAAGATGACGCTGCTGGTGGCATCGGGCGCCGTGGAGGAGTTTTATCgcctgcgggggctgcaggTGCCGGCCGTGGCGGCGGACGCCTCCTGGCTGCCCTATAAAGCTCGCGAGCTGCACATGGTGAAGGGCCCCGGTGGCTACGGGTTTCTGCTCAAGGAGGACGACTACGGGGCAGGGGCGATAG GCCAGTTCCTGTGGGAGGTGGATGCCGGGCTGGCGGCCGAGCGGGCGGGGATGAGGGAAGGGGACCGGGTGCTGGCGGTGAACGGCGAGAGCATCGAGGGGCTGGACCACCAGCAGACGGTGCTGAGGATCCGCGCCCACGAGGACCGGGTGACGCTGCTGGTCATCGACCCCGCCAGCGACGAGTTTTACCGCTCG CTGGGGCTGTCCCCTCTGCTGTTCCTCGAGGACGGTGACCCTGCTTCGGGCTCCTGCAcgccctccctgccctctccccacggctcccctgggctctgccacGTCGATGTGGGACCAAAAGGCCCCGGCTcctggctggtggctgctgccaaCAGCATAACCATCGCCCAG AGCCCGTGCAAGGAggagcagaggtggctgcacGAGGCGTTCTAG
- the NHERF4 gene encoding Na(+)/H(+) exchange regulatory cofactor NHE-RF4 isoform X1 produces the protein MPSGRVLLRLSKALGFEGDRMAIVKFEFNPKDGIDNPALSLAEDTDGEAAGEPRFYLLSKGRAETFGFCLHEELGGRGHVVRQVELGGLAQRRGLQDGDRLLQVNGRFVDHLDHQRVVQRIKASGNQVLLAVLDGDSYEAAKALGRDLAQLLPADVRPRLCHVRRDKNGFGLSVSGPEGTKGLFQLSVRHGGPADRAGVPTGSWLLELNGASVRSCSRAQLARKLKQSGSKMTLLVASGAVEEFYRLRGLQVPAVAADASWLPYKARELHMVKGPGGYGFLLKEDDYGAGAIGQFLWEVDAGLAAERAGMREGDRVLAVNGESIEGLDHQQTVLRIRAHEDRVTLLVIDPASDEFYRSLGLSPLLFLEDGDPASGSCTPSLPSPHGSPGLCHVDVGPKGPGSWLVAAANSITIAQSPCKEEQRWLHEAF, from the exons ATGCCCAGCGGTCGGGTGCTGCTGAGGCTGTCCAAGGCATTGG GGTTCGAGGGCGACAGGATGGCCATCGT AAAGTTTGAATTTAACCCCAAAGATGGGATCGACAACCCTGCCCTGTCGCTGGCTGAGGACACGG ATGGAGAGGCCGCAGGGGAGCCCCGCTTCTACCTCCTGAGCAAGGGCAGAGCGGAGACCTTCGGCTTCTGCCTCCACGAGGAGCTGGGCGGCCGGGGCCATGTGGTGAGGCAggtggagctgggggggctggcccagcgcagggggctgcaggatggggaCCGGCTCCTGCAGGTCAACGGGCGCTTCGTGGACCACCTGGACCACCAGCGG GTGGTGCAGAGGATCAAGGCCAGCGGGAACCAGGTGCTGCTGGCGGTGCTGGACGGCGATTCCTACGAAGCAGCCAAAGCCCTGGGCAGGGACCTGGCTCAGCTGCTGCCCGCCGACGTCCGCCCGCGCCTCTGCCACGTCAGGAGGGACAAAAACGGCTTCGGCCTCAGCGTCTCGGGGCCAGAAG GCACCAAGGGGCTGTTCCAGCTCTCGGTGCGGCACGGCGGCCCGGCGGACAGAGCGGGGGTCCCCACGGGCTCCTGGCTCCTGGAGCTGAACGGGGCCAGCGTGAGGAGCTGCTCGCGCGCCCAGCTCGCCCGAAAG CTGAAGCAGAGCGGCAGCAAGATGACGCTGCTGGTGGCATCGGGCGCCGTGGAGGAGTTTTATCgcctgcgggggctgcaggTGCCGGCCGTGGCGGCGGACGCCTCCTGGCTGCCCTATAAAGCTCGCGAGCTGCACATGGTGAAGGGCCCCGGTGGCTACGGGTTTCTGCTCAAGGAGGACGACTACGGGGCAGGGGCGATAG GCCAGTTCCTGTGGGAGGTGGATGCCGGGCTGGCGGCCGAGCGGGCGGGGATGAGGGAAGGGGACCGGGTGCTGGCGGTGAACGGCGAGAGCATCGAGGGGCTGGACCACCAGCAGACGGTGCTGAGGATCCGCGCCCACGAGGACCGGGTGACGCTGCTGGTCATCGACCCCGCCAGCGACGAGTTTTACCGCTCG CTGGGGCTGTCCCCTCTGCTGTTCCTCGAGGACGGTGACCCTGCTTCGGGCTCCTGCAcgccctccctgccctctccccacggctcccctgggctctgccacGTCGATGTGGGACCAAAAGGCCCCGGCTcctggctggtggctgctgccaaCAGCATAACCATCGCCCAG AGCCCGTGCAAGGAggagcagaggtggctgcacGAGGCGTTCTAG
- the NLRX1 gene encoding NLR family member X1, with translation MSRAVQGRGCLPWACLGPYLRAASLPGAAGGSFHGKILSGASISLPRSCVRHQGGPQGPPAQRGSSRHGLDHLRTVASSDAIKKHQKSLAAWFSNQPSEERQFGPSFSLDAVHVDPVIRESSLEQILKPSPELTIRHQLQRSSRRVISLQNLFEADACGRQVKNVVLYGTVGTGKSTLIKKMVVDWCHGLLPRFELVIPFSCEDLSHSRVPISLRRLVTKKYQHLRDVAPLLGASNLKVLFILNGLERLNLDFRLAGTELCCDPSEPIAPSAIVVNLLRKYLLPEASIIVTARPSAVRRIPGKYVGRYAEICGFSDTNLQKLYFQMRLSQPGCGGEGGEGSGEQENLVEMLWRNLERQNQIAAACFLPSYCWLVCTTLHFLYFTRTVPPSQTLTGIYTSFLRLNFSGEVLDSSEPTAVSMMKYVAKTVGKLAHEGVMSRQTCFSEEDLRQCFEVEMKTESELNLLEAFRSDVFPFFLTPCVQPGREHTFVFTIPAMQEYLAALYVVLGEKKTLAQKVGKELSELIGKVSEDAAVVLGIVSKVLPLRFLPVLFNLLKIFPRFFSRLSGKDRDTIARTMAEELFKEEDYYNDDVLDQINSSILGVEGPLRHPDEAPDDEVFELFPIFMGGLLSRRNRALLEQLGCSIKNLAALEIAEAMKKTVIRNSRKGLPPSELMDYLFFLHEFQNERFTAEAVRSLRTVNLSSVKLTPLKCSVLASVLGAACHEVDELNLTSCNLDAASLRTLFPVLLRCKVLHLQLNSLGPDACEELRALLLHAKCAVSDLRLSNNPVGVQGARHLAEALAGNRSLSRLSLLHAALGDRGAEEIARRLPENQQLQELNLGYNSLTDASALSVVEVAKKHATLDKVHLYFNDISEEGKRALHSLRMERDGVRALVFLTAGTDVSDYWSNILSTVQRNLPFWDRERVRQHLALLLQDLESSRRQTGNPWRKAKFLRVESEVKRMLAKLQNGTL, from the exons ATGTCCCGGGCCGTGCAGGGCCggggctgcctgccctgggcctgTTTGGGACCATACCTTCGAGCTGCTTCGCTGCCAG GTGCTGCCGGCGGCTCCTTCCACGGGAAGATCCTCAGCGGGGCCAGCATCTCCCTGCCCAG gagctgtgtTCGCCACCAAGGAGGCCCCCAGGGCCCCCCAGCCCAGCGCGGCTCCTCCCGGCACGGCTTGGACCACCTGAGGACCGTGGCCTCTTCTG aTGCCATCAAGAAGCACCAGAAGAGCCTGGCGGCGTGGTTCAGCAACCAGCCCAGTGAGGAGAGGCAGTTCGGCCCTTCCTTCTCGCTGGACGCGGTCCACGTGGACCCGGTGATCCGGGAGAGCTCCCTGGAGCAGATCCTGAAGCCTTCCCCCGAGCTGACCATTCGGCACCAGCTCCAGCGCTCCTCCAGGCGGGTCATCAGCCTCCAAAACCTCTTCGAGGCGGACGCCTGTGGGCGGCAGGTGAAGAACGTGGTGCTCTACGGCACCGTGGGCACGGGGAAGAGCACCCTCATCAAGAAGATGGTGGTGGACTGGTGCCACGGGCTCCTGCCCCGCTTCGAGCTGGTCATCCCCTTCTCCTGCGAGGACCTGTCCCACAGCCGCGTCCCCATCTCCCTGCGGCGCCTCGTCACCAAGAAGTACCAGCACCTCCGGGACGTGGCTCCCCTTCTGGGCGCCTCCAACCTCAAGGTTTTGTTCATCCTCAACGGCCTGGAGCGCCTCAACCTGGATTTTCGGCTGGCTGGCACCGAGCTGTGCTGCGACCCCAGCGAGCCCATCGCTCCCTCTGCCATCGTGGTCAACCTGCTGCGAAAATACCTCCTGCCAGAG GCCAGCATCATCGTCACCGCGCGCCCGTCGGCCGTGCGCCGCATCCCCGGCAAGTACGTGGGGCGCTACGCCGAGATCTGCGGCTTCTCCGACACCAACCTGCAGAAGCTCTACTTCCAGATGCGCCTCAGCCAGCCCGGCTGCGGCGGAGAGGGCGGTGAGGGCTCGGGCGAGCAGGAGAACCTGGTGGAGATGCTGTGGAGGAACCTGGAGCGCCAGAACCAGATCGCCGCCGCCTGCTTCTTGCCGTCCTACTGCTGGCTGGTGTGCACCACGCTGCATTTCCTCTACTTCACCCGCACGGTGCCGCCCAGCCAGACCCTGACGGGCATCTACACCAGCTTCCTGAGGCTCAACTTCAGCGGGGAGGTGCTGGACAGCAGCGAGCCCACCGCCGTCTCCATGATGAAGTACGTGGCCAAGACGGTGGGCAAGCTGGCCCACGAGGGGGTGATGTCCCGGCAGACCTGCTTCTCGGAGGAGGACCTGCGGCAGTGCTTCGAGGTGGAGATGAAGACGGAGAGCGAGCTCAACCTCCTGGAGGCCTTCCGCAGCGAcgtcttccccttcttcctcacGCCCTGCGTGCAGCCGGGCAGGGAGCACACTTTTGTCTTCACCATCCCCGCCATGCAGGAGTACCTGGCCGCCCTCTACGTGGTGCTGGGCGAGAAGAAGACCCTGGCGCAGAAAGTGGGCAAGGAGCTGTCGGAGCTCATCGGCAAGGTGAGCGAGGACGCCGCCGTGGTGCTGGGCATCGTCTCCAAGGTGCTCCCGCTGCGCTTCCTGCCCGTCCTCTTCAACCTGCTCAAGATCTTCCCCCGCTTCTTCTCGCGGCTGAGCGGCAAGGACCGCGACACGATCGCTCGCACCATGGCGGAGGAGCTGTTCAAAGAGGAGGACTACTACAACGACGACGTCTTGGACCAGATCAACTCCAGCATCCTGGGCGTGGAGGGCCCCCTGCGGCACCCCGACGAGGCCCCCGACGACGAGGTCTTCGAGCTCTTCCCCATCTTCATGGGGGGGCTGCTGTCCCGCCGCAACCGCgccctcctggagcagctgggcTGCTCCATCAAGAACCTGGCGGCCTTGGAGATCGCCGAGGCCATGAAGAAGACCGTCATCAGGAACAGCCGCAAGGGGCTGCCCCCCTCGGAGCTGATGGATTACCTCTTCTTCCTGCACGAGTTCCAGAACGAGCGCTTCACGGCCGAGGCCGTCCGCTCCCTGCGCACCGTCAACCTCTCCTCCGTCAAGCTCACCCCCCTCAAGTGCTCCGTGCTGGCCTCCGTGCTGGGCGCAGCGTGCCACGAGGTGGACGAGCTCAACCTCACCTCCTGCAACCTGGACGCCGCCAGCTTGAGGACCCTCTTCCCCGTCCTGCTGCGCTGCAAAGTCCTCCA CCTGCAGCTCAACAGCCTGGGCCCTGATGCCTGCGAGGAGCTGCGCGCCCTGCTGCTGCACGCCAAGTGCGCCGTGAGCGACCTGCG GCTGTCCAACAACCCggtgggggtgcagggggcacGGCACCTGGCCGAGGCGCTGGCGGGGAACCGCTCGCTGAGCCGCCTGTCCCTGCTGCACGCCGCCCTGGGGGACCGGGGCGCGGAGGAGATCGCTCGGCGCCTGCCCGaaaaccagcagctgcaggagctcaacCTGGGCTACAACTCCCTGACGGATGCGTCCGCCCTGAGCGTGGTGGAGGTGGCCAAGAAGCACGCCACGCTGGACAAAGTGCA tTTGTACTTCAACGACATCAGCGAGGAGGGCAAGCGGGCGCTGCACAGCCTGCGCATGGAGCGGGACGGCGTCAGGGCGCTCGTCTTCCTCACGGCGGGCACCGACGTCTCCGACTACTGGTCCAACATCCTGAGCACCGTGCAGAGGAACCTGCCCTTCTGGGACCGCGAGCGGGTTCGCCAGCACCTcgccctcctcctgcaggaccTGGAGAGCAGCCGGAGGCAGACGGGCAACCCCTGGAGGAAAGCCAAGTTCCTGCGGGTGGAGAGCGAGGTCAAAAGGATGCTGGCGAAGCTCCAGAACGGGACCCTGTGA